The nucleotide window TGCTGGAGAAGCAGGAGCGCGCGATGATCCACCGCATCCTCGACTTCCCCGACACGCTGGTCAACGAGATCATGGTTCCCAGAACGGATATGGTCTGCATCGACGTGGCGACGCCGTTCCCGGAGTACCTGGGGATCGTTCAGGAGGCGCGTTTCTCTCGACTCCCTGTGTTCGAGGGCAGCGTTGACAACATCGTCGGCATCCTGCACCTGAAGGACCTGATGCACCACTGGGGAGCCGATGACATTCCTCTCGGCTCGTTGATGAGAACGCCGGTGCTGGCGGTTCCCGACAGCAAGCGCGTCAACGAGTTGTTCGGCGAGTTCCGAGCCCAGCGACTCCATCTCGCAATCGTGCTGGACGAGTACGGTGGAACCGCCGGCATGGTCACCATCGAAGATATCCTGGAAGAGATCGTCGGCGAAATCCAGGACGAGTTCGACGCCGAGGAGGAAGGGATCCGCGAGCAACCCGACGGCTCCTATCTCCTCCGAGGCAGTCTGCCGATAGACGATCTGAACGAGTTGTTGGGAACCGACTTGCCCTGTGACGAGGTGAACAGCGTCGGGGGATTGCTCGTTGAGCTCTACGGGAGAGTACCGCCCATCGGCGCGTCGATCCCGTACGAAGCGCTGGTGTTTCACGTAACCGATGCGGACGCGCGCCGAGTCCTTCAGGCGCGACTCGAAGTCGCTCGCCCGAACGGGTTCACAGGCAGCGGTGAGGAACCGGATGGGATCGACGGCTCTGCGAACTCGTATTAGGCGCTACTTCCTCGCTGGGCTGCTGGCGCTTCTGCCGACCATCGTCGTCGGCTATATCCTGTGGTTCTTCTGGGGCAAGCTGAACCGCGCGACGAAGTGGATCTTCTACACGTTTCAGATCGAGTCGCGGTGGTGGTCGGAGCTTCTCTTCCCGGTCATCGCCTTGCTTCTGGGCGTCCTCGCCACTATTATAGTGGGCGTGACGTCCCGGACCCTGTTCGGTCGCGGGTTCGTCCGGATCTGGGAACGCGTGATGATCCGCATCCCGGTGCTGAGCCGGGTGTATGTAGTCGTACAGCAGATCATCGCGTCGCTCTCGACGCAGCATCGGACGCTCTTCCGCGAGGTGGTTCTGATCGAGTACCCCAGGGAAGGGATGTACCGGCTGGCGTTCGTCGCGTCCGACGGGCTGTCCGACCTCATTCCCGATGAGGAACTGACGCCCGTCTTCGTGCCGAACACGCCGAACGTGACGGCAGGCTTCGTGTTCCTGCTGCCGCGTCGCGAGTTGATCCGGGTCGATATCCCCGCGGACGAGGCGATCAAGATGATCATCTCGGGAGGGTTCGTTCGACCCACGATGGGGAACCGACGGAATCACGTCGGCACGTCACCTTCCGAGGAGCTCACGGCTTCGGAAGAGCCCGTCCCAACCAAGCGAGACCGCATTGTCGGGGCGTAGCGCAGCTCGGTAGCGCACCTGCTTCGGGAGCAGGGGGTCGGAGGTTCAAATCCTCTCGCCCCGACCACCTTCAAACCCGCATGAACACTCGTTCGGCGGGATTTCTTTTTCCCGCCATAACTTCCGATCAACCCGTCCTGGTGCCAAAATGGTGCCATTGAGAAAAAGGAGCCCTTTTCAGGACTCCTCCTCTTCGCCGTCGGCGAACGGAAGATTCTTGACGAATCCCCGCTGGTTTTCGGTCGAAAGATGGGCGTACACCAACGTCGTGTTGTAGTCGGTGTGGCCCATCAATTGCTGTATGTGCATCAGAGGGACGCCCGACATCGCCAAGTGCGACGCGAACGTGTGCCGAAGCGTGTAGAGCGTGCAGTTCTCGATGCCCGCCTTGCGCACGATCCGCCCGAACGCCTTCCGAACCCCGTACTCGATCCGGCGACCCTTGTAGGTGAACACGTAGTCGCCTTCGCTCAGCGACCGAAGCGACCGGAGCGTTTCGCGCAGGCGCGGCGTCATGTCGATGACGCGGAAGTCGCCCGTCTTCGTCTCCCAGTCCTCCTTCGACTGGACGGTGATCGTGTTCGCGTCGAAGTTGATGTCCTCCCATCGCAAGTTGTAGAGCTCCTGCGGTCGCATTCCCGTGTGGAGTCCACATAGGACAAGCGGATACAGGTAGCTTTCCTTCGCCGCGGAGAGCATTCGTTCGACTTCTTCCGCCGATAGAAACCGCTTGGGCCTCTTCGGTTCGCGGAGCTTCTCGACATGCTCCATCGGGTTGATTCGGAGATAGTCCCGCTTCACGGCAAGCGTGAACATGACGGACAGGAGCTGCAGTTCGATGTTGACCGTCCGGTTGCTCACGCCGTCGCGGAGGCGTTTCGCCTTGTAGCGTTCGACGAGTTGGCCGTTGATCGCGGCGAGCTTGTGGGAACCGAAGAACGGGAGGAATTGGACGTTGATGCGCCACATGTCCTCCCGATAGGTTTTCTCCGCCTTGTTCACCTCGGCGTATTCGAGGTACTGCTTGGCGAGGTCGCGGAAGCG belongs to Candidatus Poribacteria bacterium and includes:
- a CDS encoding DUF502 domain-containing protein, whose translation is MRTRAESFRRDSKSLARTGSQAAVRNRMGSTALRTRIRRYFLAGLLALLPTIVVGYILWFFWGKLNRATKWIFYTFQIESRWWSELLFPVIALLLGVLATIIVGVTSRTLFGRGFVRIWERVMIRIPVLSRVYVVVQQIIASLSTQHRTLFREVVLIEYPREGMYRLAFVASDGLSDLIPDEELTPVFVPNTPNVTAGFVFLLPRRELIRVDIPADEAIKMIISGGFVRPTMGNRRNHVGTSPSEELTASEEPVPTKRDRIVGA
- a CDS encoding site-specific integrase, translated to MAVRKRPDRDSWEVDVNIAGKRIREAFKTKKEALAREKELIAQDVTGTFSQNRPVELRFRDLAKQYLEYAEVNKAEKTYREDMWRINVQFLPFFGSHKLAAINGQLVERYKAKRLRDGVSNRTVNIELQLLSVMFTLAVKRDYLRINPMEHVEKLREPKRPKRFLSAEEVERMLSAAKESYLYPLVLCGLHTGMRPQELYNLRWEDINFDANTITVQSKEDWETKTGDFRVIDMTPRLRETLRSLRSLSEGDYVFTYKGRRIEYGVRKAFGRIVRKAGIENCTLYTLRHTFASHLAMSGVPLMHIQQLMGHTDYNTTLVYAHLSTENQRGFVKNLPFADGEEEES
- a CDS encoding HlyC/CorC family transporter, translated to MPDALTRAVIALSWLALGIVAATDSVVVQSRRDALTDLLTHDADADPVGRELRRRYHAYRSAATCVRILLFAVSIYMASTLGVATTTVAVVGVLAVELAGSALVRAEGRRSARFFAAVARLLRLLTFPVSAAVGAMRDRPSERPETSSTADDSALVEERDEVSAADSNADLVLEKQERAMIHRILDFPDTLVNEIMVPRTDMVCIDVATPFPEYLGIVQEARFSRLPVFEGSVDNIVGILHLKDLMHHWGADDIPLGSLMRTPVLAVPDSKRVNELFGEFRAQRLHLAIVLDEYGGTAGMVTIEDILEEIVGEIQDEFDAEEEGIREQPDGSYLLRGSLPIDDLNELLGTDLPCDEVNSVGGLLVELYGRVPPIGASIPYEALVFHVTDADARRVLQARLEVARPNGFTGSGEEPDGIDGSANSY